A window of Sedimentibacter sp. MB31-C6 genomic DNA:
CTCCTTCAAACCCAAGAAAAACTTCAAATGGAATATCGTGACCATCTTTATTAAGAATCTCACCACATTTTGGACAGTTTTTATCAGGCAAGTCATAACCTGAACCATAACTTCCGTCAGTAATAAACTCTGAGTATTTACAATGAGGACAAATATAATGAGGCACTAGTGGATTAACTTCAGTTATACCACTCATAGTTGCAGCAAAAGAAGAACCAACTGAGCCTCTAGAACCTACTAAATATCCATCTTCATTAGATTTTTTAACTAACTTTTGTGCTATAATGTACATAATAGCATAACCATTACCAATAATAGAATTAAGTTCTCTTTCCAATCTCTTTTCGACAATTTCTGGCAAGTTATTTCCATATATTGATTTAGCCTTTTCATATGCTATACTTCTAAGTTCTTCGTCAGAGCCTTCTATAATAGGAGGAAAAGTTCCATTTGGAATTGGAAGTAAAAAATCAACATTATCTGCAATAAAATTAGTATTTTTAACAACTACCTCATAAGCTTTTTCTTCTCCAAGATAAGAAAAATTGTCAAGCATTTCATCTGTTGTCATTAAATATAGAGGTGCTTGATCTTCTGCATCTCCAAATCCCTGTCCGGTCATTAGTATTCTTCTAAAAACTTCATCTTCCTTTTCTAAAAAATGCACATCACCTGTTGCTATAACTAATTTATTTAGTTTTTCACCAAGGGAAACAATTTTGCTATTGATACCTTTTAGCTCATCCATATCTTTTACTCGTTCGTTTTTTACTAAAAACATATTATTTTGCAAAGGTTGTATTTCCAAAAAGTCATAATATGATGCTATTTCTTCAATCTTTTCATCACTGGCACCATTGAGTAACCCTCTGTACAATTCACCAGCTTCACATGCGGTTCCAATAATAAGTCCTTCCCTAAAGTTCGATAATCTCGACTTTAATAATCTAGGTTTTTTATAAAAGTAATTTAAATGAGATTCAGAAACTAATTTATATAAGTTCTTTAACCCAGTATAATTTTTTACTAATATATTTATATGATAAGAAATTTGTTTTTTTACATCAATATCATCCTTAAGAAGTTCATTTAAATTACCTAATTCAATTATAGAGCGTTCTTTTAACATATTTAATAAGTTAATGAACAAAAAACCAGTAGCCTGTGCATCGTCAACTGCTCTATGATGGTTCTCAAGCTTAATTCCAAGTTTTTTAGTCAATGTGTTTAATTTATGATTTTTCACTTCCTTCATTAAAGCTTTTGAAAGCTCTAGTGTATCAATAACAGAAGGATCATAATTAATATTAAGATGATTAATAGATTTTTCTTTTATAAAACTCACATCAAAATTTGCATTATGAGCAACAAGAACTCCATTTTCTCCAACAAACTCAAAAAAATCACTTAAAGCTTTAGTAATATCAGGTTGTCCAATTAACATGTCATCAGTTATTGAAGTAAGCTCTATAATTTTAGCTGGAATACTTCTATCTATATGTACAAATGTAGAAAAGCTATCAATAATCTTCCTATTTCTTACCTTAACTGCTCCTATTTCAATGATATCATCTTTTTTAGGATTTAATCCGGTTGTCTCTAAATCAAAAACAACAAATTCATCATCTAAATTTAATGCTTCACATTTATAAACAATTGAAACTACATCATTAATTAAATATCCTTCCATTCCATAAATTACTTTAAAATTGTCATCTGAACAATCCATTGCTTCAGGAAATCCTTGAACTACACCATGATCTGTTATCGCCATAGCTTTATGTCCCCATAGTTTAGCTTTATTAGCATAATCTTTGAATCCATTTATTCCATCCATAGAGCTCATTCCAGTATGCAAATGTAACTCTACTCTCTTTTCCTTAGCGTTGTCCATTCTGGTTATTTCTTCTTCAATTTTTTGCATATTATTTATTTTTATTACAAGTTGTTTTTCATATTCATCATACTCTGCAGTACCTATTATTTGAATAAAATTTCCTTTTTTATAATCTTCATCGTCAAAATTCTTCGGACAAAAATATTTTGCTCTTATAGAATCTGTCAAGTCAGTTAATGTAATAATTAAAAGTATAGTTCCTGTTTTTAGTACTCTTTTATCTATATTTATGATTTTTCCCTTTACATTTACAACACCAGAATCACTGGTGACTTCTGACATTTTAGATATAGGTACACTGTTAAAATCAATTTCCTTTCGTTTTCTTGCTCTCCTTTTAAATCCTTCTTTTTCAGAGACTACTGATTTAGTTTGCTTTTTTTCTCTTGTATCATATGAATTTTGAATTACCTCTATGTTTTTTTTAAGCTCATCGTCTAACAATTGTTGTGCTGTTAAAGCTGCTTCGTTTTCAGCTTCATTTAAAATAATTTTGAAATTATAAGCTAATTTATAGTTGTTAATTATATTAATGAATTTACCTTCTATATTCATTTTATTTAATTCATCATACAAAATTTTATTTTGAACCTTTAGTAAAATTTGGTCATTATCGAATTCAATATTTATATGATGAACTGCTTTTTCTATTACAAAGGATGTTTTCTTTAAAAAATAATAAAAATTACTTTTTAACTTCTCTCTAATTAATTTATCATTACCAAGGTATGAGTCATCAAAATTATAATTAAGTTTAATTTCAAAATTAATAGAATTGTCAAAATATTCTTTAATTTTATTAACTGCATAATCAATATCACAAAAATCAGCTATACAATTGCTTTCTGCATATATTCTTACTTTATTACTTTTTTTCAACACTTCTATTTTGTTAAGCTTTATATCTCTTATACTTTTGCATTCCTCAAAATTTAAAATTCTGTTAAAAAACATATGTTACTCCCTCTTTATTTCATACTATTTGATTATAACATTAAGAAATACTAAATTCAATATAATTGAATTTAGTAAATACTCTTAAGATGCAAATAGTCAAGGAAGAACAAATTTAAACACTGTACCCTCACTTATTTTACTATTTACTGATAAATCTATATCATGTCTATCCGCAATTTGTTTTGCAATGGCAAGCCCAAGACCTGTTCCCTCTATATTTTCTTTAGATTTCACCTTATAAAAACGGTCAAATATATAAGGTAAATCTTCTTTTAATATTCCTATTCCGCTGTCTTTTATATAAACTGTATTTTCATATTTAATAACATTTATTATACTATTTATATTAGAAAACTTAATTGCATTATCTAAAATTATCAAAAACATTTGACGTAAACGTACATAATCTCCATTAATTACACAAATATCTGTATCCTGTTCATACTTTACTTCAATGTTCTTATCTTTAGAAATACTTGCTATACTTCTTATTGTATCTTTTAAAACATCACACAAATTCAATTTTTGCATATCTATTTGAAAATCAGTATTTTGTAATCGTGATAAATCTAATAAATCATTAACAAGTCTTTCTAAGCTTTTACTTTCATTTAACATTTGTTTATGATAATCTTTAATAATATTAGGTTCTATTATTACTCCATCACAAAGTGCTTCCAGTGAACCTCTAATTACCGTTACTGGAGTTCTTAATTCATGAGAAATATTTGCAATAAAATCACGCCTTAGATTTTGAAGTTTTTTACTTTCATGACTTGCTATTTCTAACCGGTTGCTTAAAATATCTATTGTTGAAGCAAGTTCACCAATTTCATCACTTTGATTTATATTGGTTTTAACTTTATAATTTCCTTCAGACAACATAAGTGCAGTATTTTTCATTTTTTTCAAAGGGTTTGTAAAATTCACAACTAATATTGTAGATAATAAAATAGATAACACTAACCCAAATATTATACTTATTGCTAAAATTTTAAATCCTTCATAAAGAGCATCATTTATCCCTTCAACTGGCGAATGAAGTAGAAGTGCACCAACTATATTAGATTCAGACTTAATAGGAGTACCAATTGTAAGGGTTGCAGTATTCAACAAATTGCTAAATCCTTCGCTAAAGGTTGTACTACCTTTAAACACATCCTTTACCACAATATCTGCATCATTAGGTAAGTCAGTGTACATGTATTGTCTATGTCCCATTTGTCCTACAGTTATTAAATTTAAATTTTCATCAACAATCCATACATCAGCCATAGCAATATCATCTAAATTCTTGATATATACACCTAACCCTCCTTGCATATTGCCCATCATCCCACTTTGCATTCTGTTTTTTCTGTTATATATGTTTGTTGATGTATTATCCATGAATTCAGATATCGTATTAGCAATTATAACTGCACGATTTTCTAATTCTGATTTTTGTATTTCTATAGTATGTTTTTTAAATAAATGCATGAATATTAAACCTATGATAATAGAAAAAATGACAAGGGTAGCAGAAAAATAAAAGATTAACTTGTTTGCTATTTTACTTTTCATCTATATTCACCTCGAATTTATAGCCAATACCCCAAATGGTTTTTATTTCCCAACTTTTCTTTGATAAATTTTCTAGTTTTGCTCTTAACCGTTTTATATGAGAATCAACAGTACGACTATCACCATAATAATCATAGCCCCATATACTATTCAATAAATTATCCCTAGTAAAAGTTTTATTATTATTCGTCGCAAGAGTCCACAAAATCTCTATTTCTTTTTTGGTTAAGGATACATTTTTATTATCAATCGTGACAATATAATCATTTATATTAATTTTAAGATTATCGAAAGTGAAAATATGTTGTTTACTATTATCATCATTAGAAATTCTTCGCATAATTGCCCTTACCCTAGCCATAACTTCTGCAGGTGAAAATGGCTTAACTATATAATCATCAGCTCCAATGTCAAGTCCCATAATTCTTTCAAAATCCTCTCCTCTTGCAGTAATCATAATTATTGGTACATTAGAATTTTTTCTAATTTCTCTGCACACACCAAATCCATCTATTTCTGGCATCATAACATCTAGTAAAATTATATCTGGATTATGTTTATAAAAAGCTTCCATTGCTTCATTACCATCATATGCCACAATTGGAGTAAATCCTTCTTTTTTTGCATATTCACTTAATATTGAAGCAATTTGCTTATTGTCATCTGCAATAAGAATATTAGACATAATACCACCTCTACTAAATTTTTAATTAATTATATCATACTAGAAATTTAATTTGTGACAAAACTTTGTTTTTCAATAAAATAAAAAACTCTCAGTAGATATAATTTATGTTATAATAACTTTATTATTAACATAAATTATATTACTATGTTAATCTAACATAAAAAAGAGGAGGCTTACTTATCGATATATTATATGAATTAAACATTGTTTCTGTAACAGTCAGAGTTATAATGTCTTTAATTATTGGTGGACTACTGGGTTTAGAACGAAGCAGAAAAAGTAGACCTGCTGGCTTTAGAACATATATGCTTGTATGCTTAAGTTCAACTTTGGTTATGATGACAAATCAATTTATTTTTGAAACTTATAGTAGTGGTGATCCTGCAAGATTAGGTGCTCAGGTAATAAGCGGTATAGGTTTTCTTGGAGTGGGTACAATTATAGTCACAAGAAAAAATCAAGTTAAGGGGTTAACTACAGCTGCTGGATTATGGGTTGCTGCTTGCCTTGGATTATCTATAGGTATTGGGTTTTATGCCGGAGCTATAATTGTTGGAATATTTGTACTACTTATAATGACATTATTTAAAAGCATAGAAAACTGGCTTTTATCAACAAATAAATTTATGACAATATATGCTTCTTTCCCTACTATTGAAAATTTTGATGGGTTTGTTTTACTTTGTAAAAAATTAAACTTCAAAATAAATGACATTGAAATGACAAGAGATAACAATTCTAAAGAATTTGCTATAGTAGCAATAATTAATTTAGAAAGTAATGAACGATACAATCATATGGAAATCATACAGAAACTCAGTTCCTATGAAGGTCTTCATCGATTGGAAGAACTATAGTATATAAATACCTACTAAATTAAAAGAAAAAGGTTCTTGTATCAAAGCAAGAACCTTTTTCTTTACATTTTATCAATTTCTTTTAAAAGAACTTTAACTATATCTTCTTCCTTAATTTTTTTTATTATTTCACCCTTTTTAAATAATAATGCTTCACCACTTCCTCCTGCTATTCCTATATCAGACTGTCTAGCCTCCCCAGGCCCATTTACAGCGCATCCCATAATTGCAACTGTTATTGGTTTATGTACATCTTTTAATCCTTCTTGAATTTTTTTAGAAAGTTCAATTAATTGTATTTTAGTTCTTCCACAAGTAGGACATATTATATATTTAATGCCAAAATTTCTTAGTTCTAAACTTTTTAATATTTCTCTAGCTACTTTAACTTCTTCTTTTGGATCATCAGTCAATGAAATGCGCATTGTATCACCTATTCCATCTACTAAAAGACTGCCGACTCCTATTGCAGATCTAATACTTCCTTCAAATAAAGTTCCCGCATGAGTAATACCTAAATGCAAAGGATAATTTACTTTTTTTGCCATAATTCTATAAGCATCTATAGTCATTTTAATATCAGTACCCTTCATTGAAAGAACAATATTATCATAGTCAAGATCTTCTAATATTCTAACATGCTCCAATGCACTTTCAACCATACCAATCGATGTTGGCTGTCCGTTATACTTTTCTAATATTTTTTTATGAATTGAACCTGCATTTACTCCAATTCTTATAGGGATATTTCTAGGCTTAGCTTGTTCAACTATCTTTTGAACCCTTTCTATACTACCTATATTACCAGGGTTAATCCGTAATTTATCTATCCCATTTTCAATACTTTTCAATGCTAGTTTATAGTCAAAATGAATATCTGCTACTAATGGAATATGTATTTGCTTTTTAATTTCCTTGATAGATTCAGCATCTTCCATATCAGCCACAGCAACTCTTATTATCTCACATCCAGCTTCTTCTAATTCCAAAATTTGATTAACAGTAGACTTTACATCCTTAGTAAAAGTATTTGTCATAGATTGAACTAATACTGGAGCTCCTCCACCTATTTGAACATCTCCACACATAACAATCTTACTTTCTCTACGTACAATTTGATCCATTAAAACCTCCCGAAACAATACGAACCATATTAGGAATTGTAGGATATGGAATATATTTACACTAGTTATATTCTAAATATTCTCAATATATCTTTATATGTTATAAACAACATAAATGCAATTAATACTACAAATCCAACAAAATGTATATACCCTTCTTTTTCTATTGGTATAGCCTTTCCTCGTATTCCTTCAATTAATAGGAATACTAATTTACTTCCGTCTAAAGCTGGAATAGGCAACAAATTCATAAAACCTAGATTAATGCTTATAAATGCTGCTAAGCTCATTAATGAAAGTAAACCGCTTTCAGCAGCTTCCCCCACCATACTAATAACCATAACAGGTCCACCTAGTGCATCACTTCCTAATTGTCCTGTAACTAATTGAACTATAGTCTTAAACATAAGTTCTATATAATATACCGTTTTATAAGCTGATGATGCTATTGCCGAAACAAAAGACTTTTCTATTTGAGTATTATACCTTACAGAGATTTGCTCAACTGGAACAATGTTATAATCAAACAATTCACCATCCCTATCAACTGTAACTTGAATTGGAGAATCTCCTACAGAATTATCTATTTCTGCTGTAAGCTCTTCCCATGTATCAACTGGTACATCATTAATTTTTATAACCTTATCTTTATCCTTTATGCCGGCTTTATATGCTGGAGAATTCATATCAGTAGGTGTTACAACAGTTGTAGTTTCTCCATCTATTAATGTTGAAGTAATTCCCACTATCTTTCTATAATTATTATTAATTTTATATTCTTTAATTTCACCGTTTCTTTCAATATTTATATTATAATAATCATTTTCAGGATTTGTTATTTCATAGAATATATCTTCCCAAATATATGCTTTTTCTCCATTAACAGATATAATTTTATCTCCTGATCTAATTCCTGCTGCATATTCATTAGAATTTTCATCTATAATATCTATTATATTTCCAGCAACCCCAAAGGAAAATGCTATAATAATAAAAAGAACTAATGCCAATATATAGTTCATTATTGGCCCTGCTGCCACTACTTTAAACCTTTGCCACACTGTTTTAGTACTATAACTAGTTTTAGTTTTTATGTCTTCTTCTTCGCCTTCCATTTGTACAAATCCACCAATAGGTATAGCCCTGATTGAATAAACAGTATCATTTTTTTCCTTTTTAAATAATACGGGTCCCATTCCTATAGCAAATTCGTAAACTTTTATTCCAACACTTTTAGCTGCTTTATAGTGACCGTATTCATGAACAAGTACTATAATTGAAAATATTAGTATTGATGCAATTATTGTCAATATTATTCCCTCCAATTTATATAAAGTGGTTTATAAAGTAATATACAACAGGTGCTACAAATAAAACACTGTCAAATCTATCTAAAATACCACCATGACCTGGTAAAAAGTTACCAAAGTCTTTTATTTTATATTCTCTTTTTATTTTAGATGCTGCAAGATCTCCTAACATTGAAAAGACAGATGCACTCACACTAAATATTATAATGTAAATATATTTATTTATTCTTAAATAATCAAAATAAAATAAAGAAATTATAGTACAGCCAAGTATTCCTCCAATAGCCCCTTCAATAGTTTTATTTGGACTGACTTGGGGATACAATTTATGTCTACCAAATAATTTTCCAGTAAAATATGCAAAGGTATCAGAACCGAAGGCAATAATATAAACAATCCATACAAACTTTGAGTTGTTCATCAAAATCATATGATACATAAAAAATACAACATATGAACCTACAAATATTATTTGCGACATTATCTTTAGGTTAATTTTTTTGTTAAATATAAACATAACAAAATTGAATGATATATACAAAAATAATATAAAATTAAAATAAATCAAATAATCATTAATTTTGGCAACAAATAAAGATATAGCAAATAAGTAGTTTATTATAGCACCATACTTAAAACCACTATTAAATAAGGTTTTTGAAAGTTCATAAATAGCTATGCATGTTATTCCAAAATATACAAAGTCATATAGGATACCACCATAATATGTAACAAAAGCAATGAATGCCCCACCTAAAACTCCTGTAACAACTCTTTGTCTCATAATGACACCTTCCTAATTTCCGTACCTTCTCTTTCTTTGTTGAAAGTTATTAATTGCTTTTAAATATTCTTCTTTTTTAAAATCTGGCCATAATATATTTGTAAAATAAAATTCTGTATAAGCAAGTTGATATAATAAAAAATTACTTAGTCTCATTTCTCCACTTGTCCTTATCAATAAGTCAGGGTCAGGTATATCATATGTATATAAATATTTTGCAAAGTTATCTTCATTTATTTCATCTATATTAATTTCATTATTATCATAGTCAATTATTATTTTCTTAATAGCATTTATAATTTCACCTCTTGAGCCATAACTTAATGCTATATTTAAACTAAGTCCTGTATTATTTTTCGTAAATTCTATTGCACGGTTAACTTCATTTCTTGTATTTTCAGGCAAATCTTCTAAATTACCCATTAATCTAACTTTTACATTATTTTTATTTAAATAATTTAATTCCTTATTTATAAAATCAACTAATAAGTTCATCAAATAATCTACTTCATGTCTATCTCTACTCCAATTTTCAGTTGAAAAGGCAAATATTGATAAATATTTTATTCCAATTTGAACTGAGGTTCTTACTAAATCAATAACTCTTAAAGAACCCTCTCTATGTCCTAATTTTGCAGGTAGCAATTTTTGTTTTGCCCATCTTCTATTACCATCCATAATTACTGCAACATGTTTAGGAATTATTCCATTCATTACCTGGTCTTCTAAATTCATATTTTTCAGCCTCACAATTTTCAAACATTACTAACAGGCTTATGATTTATATTCACAAGCCTGTACTACAGACTAATAATAAGATACAAACAATGTAACATAATTGTTATTAGAATTTTCTCTAATAACATATGGTTTATGTAAATCATTAAACTTTTTGTTTGTTCCTGTAATTTTTATAATTTTAATTATTTTACTATTTTTCTCTTCAATAAATTTTAAAGCTTCTCTTAATGGATAACCAAGTACATTATCCATTAAATCAAACCTCTAATATTTCTTTTTCTTTACTTTTATATATATCGTCTATTTGACCAATAAATTCATCAGTTACCTTTTGGATTTCAGTTTCTGCCTTTTTATGATCGTCTTTAGTGATTTGGCTTTCTTTTTCCATTTTTTTAAATTCATCATTAGCATCTCTTCTTATATTCCTAATTGCAATTTTTGCATTTTCAGTTTCTTTTTTAACTAATTTTAAAAGTTCCCTTCTTCTTTCTTCAGTTAATTGTGGAATTACAAGTCTAATGATTTTACCATCATTTGAAGGATTAATACCTAAATCAGATGACATGATAGCTTTTTCTATTTCTTTTAATGCATTTCCATCCCATGGTTGAATTAATATAGTTCTAGGCTCAGGTACTGATATATTAGCAATTTGATTTAAAGGGGTCATAGTACCATAATAACTTACTTGAATTTTATCAACGAGTTTTGGGTTAGCCTTTCCTGCTCTAATAGACGCCAAATCTTCCTTAAGAAAATTAATAGATTTACCCATACTTTCTTTAGATTGTGAAATTAATTCTTTATACATATTATACCTCCTTAATTATTGTTCCTATACTATCTCCTGTAACAATTTTTTCAATATTTTCCGGATTCTCAATACCAAAAACTAGAATAGGAATTTTATTATCCATACATAATGATGTTGCAGTTGAGTCCATTATCTTAAGTCCTTTATTCAGAACATCAATATATTTGAGTTCTTCATATTTTATTGAATCTGGATTTTTCTTTGGATCATCACTATAAACGCCATCTACACCATTTTTAGCAAGGAGTATTATGTCTGCATTGATTTCTGCTGCTCTAAGCGCTGCAGTTGTATCTGTAGAAAAATAAGGGTTACCTGAACCACCGGAAAAAATTACAACTCTACCTTTTTCCAAATGTCTCACAGCTTTTCTACGAATATAAGGCTCTGCAATTTGTCTCATTTCTATTGCTGTTTGAACTCTGGTTTCAACATCAATTTTTTCAAGAGCATCTTGAAATGCCAAACTGTTTATTATAGTTCCTAGCATGCCCATATAATCTGAGGTAGTTCTATCCATATCTTTAGCACTAGCGCCTCTCCAGAAGTTTCCGCCACCAACTACGATAGCTACTTCTACACCTAAACTGCTTATTTTCTTAATTACATAGGAGATTCTAGTGATTATTTCTTCACTTATACCATGGCCAGCACCCCCAGACAACGCTTCACCGCTTATTTTTAAAATTATTCTCTTATATTTACAGTCCATTTTACCCTCCTGAACACTCTTATTTTAATTAATGGAGAACCATGCAGTTCTCCATTTATTTTTCCTTGATAAAGATTATTCTTTTTCAGGATTATAGACCGATTTGTTTTGCTACTTCATCTGCAAAGTTTTCTTCTTTCTTTTCTAACCCTGCACCTACTTCAAATCTCTGTACTCCAGCAATCTTGATGTCTTTTCCTATCTTTGCTGCAGTATTACTTATTACTTTTTTAACTGTTAAATCTGAATCCTTAACAAAAATTTGCTCTAATAAACATACTTCTTTAAGCTCTTTATTAAGTCTTCCTTCAACCATTTTTTCAACTATATTTTGTGGTTTTCCTTCATTCAATGCTTGTGCTATAAGAATTTCCCTCTCATGTGCTATGAAATCTTTATCAACATCATCTCTAGATATATATTTTGGATTCATTGCTGCAACTTGCATTGCTAAATCTTTTCCTAGTTCTTCAAGAGCAGACTTATCTCCTTCAGATTCTAAAGCAACAATAACAGAAATTTTACCACCACCATGAATATAAGATACAACAGCACCATTAGAAACTTGTTCTGTTGCAAATCTTCGAATTGACATATTTTCGCCTATTCTTGCAATTTTTTCTGTTAATACTTCTTGAACAGTTTTTCCATCCGTTAATACAGCTGCTTTTAAAGTTTCTACATCTGTATAATCATTTTTTATTACTATTTGTGCTAGTTCTTCTACAAACAATTTAAATTCTTCATTTTTAGCAACAAAGTCTGTTTCAGAGTTAACCTCTATTACAGTTCCCTTCTTACCGTCTTCTGAAACTATAGCAGTAGATAATCCTTCTGCCGCAACTCTTCCAGATTTTTTAGCTGCTTGTGAAAGACCTTTTTCTCTCAATACGTCTACAGCCTTTTCTATATCTCCATTTACTTCTTTTAAAGCTTTTTTGCAGTCCATCATGCCTGCATTAGTTCTTTCTCTAAGTTCTTTTACCATTGAAGCTGTTATTTCCATTTAATTACCTCCAAAATTTAAAAAAGCAAGGTGTAAGGAAAAATTTCCTAACCCCTTACTTTATTTTTTTTATCTATTTTTCTACTGTTTCTGTTGTTTCTGTTGTTTCTTCTACTTTTTCGAATTCTTCTTCTGTTATTGCATCCTTAGGCTCTTCTTCCATTTGAACACCTTGTTTTCCTTCTAAAACAGCGTCAGCCATAGTAGCAGTTAATAGTTTAACAGCTCTAATAGCATCATCATTACCAGGAATAACGTAATCTATTTCATCTGGATCGCAGTTAGTATCAACTATTGCTATAATAGGAATTCCTAATATTTTAGCTTCTTGGACAGCTATTCTTTCTTTACGTGGATCTACAATAAATAAAGCACCAGGAACTTTTTCCATGTTCTTAATTCCACCTAAAAACTTTTCAAGTCTTTCAGCTTCATTTCTCAACTTAATTACTTCCTTTTTTGTAAGAAGTTCGAATGTTCCATCTTCTTCCATAGCCTTTAATTTGTTTAATCTGTCAATTCTCTTTCTTATAGTACTATAGTTAGTTAACATACCTCCAAGCCATCTTTGACTTACATAATGCATGCCACATCTACTAGCTTCTAATCTAGTAGATTCTTGAGCTTGTTTTTTTGTTCCAACAAACAAAATTTCTTCACCATTTGCAGAAAGTTCTTTAACAAATTCATATGCTTTATCTATTTTACCGCTTGTTTTTGCCAAGTCAATTATATAGATACCATTTCTTTCTGTAAAGATATACTCTGCCATTTTAGGGTTCCATCTTCTTGTTTGGTGA
This region includes:
- the ispG gene encoding flavodoxin-dependent (E)-4-hydroxy-3-methylbut-2-enyl-diphosphate synthase; its protein translation is MDQIVRRESKIVMCGDVQIGGGAPVLVQSMTNTFTKDVKSTVNQILELEEAGCEIIRVAVADMEDAESIKEIKKQIHIPLVADIHFDYKLALKSIENGIDKLRINPGNIGSIERVQKIVEQAKPRNIPIRIGVNAGSIHKKILEKYNGQPTSIGMVESALEHVRILEDLDYDNIVLSMKGTDIKMTIDAYRIMAKKVNYPLHLGITHAGTLFEGSIRSAIGVGSLLVDGIGDTMRISLTDDPKEEVKVAREILKSLELRNFGIKYIICPTCGRTKIQLIELSKKIQEGLKDVHKPITVAIMGCAVNGPGEARQSDIGIAGGSGEALLFKKGEIIKKIKEEDIVKVLLKEIDKM
- the rseP gene encoding RIP metalloprotease RseP → MTIIASILIFSIIVLVHEYGHYKAAKSVGIKVYEFAIGMGPVLFKKEKNDTVYSIRAIPIGGFVQMEGEEEDIKTKTSYSTKTVWQRFKVVAAGPIMNYILALVLFIIIAFSFGVAGNIIDIIDENSNEYAAGIRSGDKIISVNGEKAYIWEDIFYEITNPENDYYNINIERNGEIKEYKINNNYRKIVGITSTLIDGETTTVVTPTDMNSPAYKAGIKDKDKVIKINDVPVDTWEELTAEIDNSVGDSPIQVTVDRDGELFDYNIVPVEQISVRYNTQIEKSFVSAIASSAYKTVYYIELMFKTIVQLVTGQLGSDALGGPVMVISMVGEAAESGLLSLMSLAAFISINLGFMNLLPIPALDGSKLVFLLIEGIRGKAIPIEKEGYIHFVGFVVLIAFMLFITYKDILRIFRI
- a CDS encoding phosphatidate cytidylyltransferase produces the protein MRQRVVTGVLGGAFIAFVTYYGGILYDFVYFGITCIAIYELSKTLFNSGFKYGAIINYLFAISLFVAKINDYLIYFNFILFLYISFNFVMFIFNKKINLKIMSQIIFVGSYVVFFMYHMILMNNSKFVWIVYIIAFGSDTFAYFTGKLFGRHKLYPQVSPNKTIEGAIGGILGCTIISLFYFDYLRINKYIYIIIFSVSASVFSMLGDLAASKIKREYKIKDFGNFLPGHGGILDRFDSVLFVAPVVYYFINHFI
- a CDS encoding isoprenyl transferase; this encodes MNLEDQVMNGIIPKHVAVIMDGNRRWAKQKLLPAKLGHREGSLRVIDLVRTSVQIGIKYLSIFAFSTENWSRDRHEVDYLMNLLVDFINKELNYLNKNNVKVRLMGNLEDLPENTRNEVNRAIEFTKNNTGLSLNIALSYGSRGEIINAIKKIIIDYDNNEINIDEINEDNFAKYLYTYDIPDPDLLIRTSGEMRLSNFLLYQLAYTEFYFTNILWPDFKKEEYLKAINNFQQRKRRYGN
- the frr gene encoding ribosome recycling factor: MYKELISQSKESMGKSINFLKEDLASIRAGKANPKLVDKIQVSYYGTMTPLNQIANISVPEPRTILIQPWDGNALKEIEKAIMSSDLGINPSNDGKIIRLVIPQLTEERRRELLKLVKKETENAKIAIRNIRRDANDEFKKMEKESQITKDDHKKAETEIQKVTDEFIGQIDDIYKSKEKEILEV
- the pyrH gene encoding UMP kinase; its protein translation is MDCKYKRIILKISGEALSGGAGHGISEEIITRISYVIKKISSLGVEVAIVVGGGNFWRGASAKDMDRTTSDYMGMLGTIINSLAFQDALEKIDVETRVQTAIEMRQIAEPYIRRKAVRHLEKGRVVIFSGGSGNPYFSTDTTAALRAAEINADIILLAKNGVDGVYSDDPKKNPDSIKYEELKYIDVLNKGLKIMDSTATSLCMDNKIPILVFGIENPENIEKIVTGDSIGTIIKEV
- the tsf gene encoding translation elongation factor Ts, which translates into the protein MEITASMVKELRERTNAGMMDCKKALKEVNGDIEKAVDVLREKGLSQAAKKSGRVAAEGLSTAIVSEDGKKGTVIEVNSETDFVAKNEEFKLFVEELAQIVIKNDYTDVETLKAAVLTDGKTVQEVLTEKIARIGENMSIRRFATEQVSNGAVVSYIHGGGKISVIVALESEGDKSALEELGKDLAMQVAAMNPKYISRDDVDKDFIAHEREILIAQALNEGKPQNIVEKMVEGRLNKELKEVCLLEQIFVKDSDLTVKKVISNTAAKIGKDIKIAGVQRFEVGAGLEKKEENFADEVAKQIGL
- the rpsB gene encoding 30S ribosomal protein S2; protein product: MAILNMKKLLEAGVHFGHQTRRWNPKMAEYIFTERNGIYIIDLAKTSGKIDKAYEFVKELSANGEEILFVGTKKQAQESTRLEASRCGMHYVSQRWLGGMLTNYSTIRKRIDRLNKLKAMEEDGTFELLTKKEVIKLRNEAERLEKFLGGIKNMEKVPGALFIVDPRKERIAVQEAKILGIPIIAIVDTNCDPDEIDYVIPGNDDAIRAVKLLTATMADAVLEGKQGVQMEEEPKDAITEEEFEKVEETTETTETVEK